Proteins from one Primulina huaijiensis isolate GDHJ02 chromosome 18, ASM1229523v2, whole genome shotgun sequence genomic window:
- the LOC140964854 gene encoding zinc finger CCCH domain-containing protein 14-like: protein MLMIYHIYIPPPVHSFPLNLGFHQAISDCKIAVEMQKESCANDDFAESDEKSSAASSAFAAPMHFSRCNPFVLPLSPTCMNSNASSYSALFQNCSPNSTSDTASFDGDGVPADRKGFSSGSILEYQQLYNRYTVCLAQLHDSIAEADSLRLENDALRLSNADLTNRVAVLFSCDRFLCEFNRLNVAFPSAAPRASHIASPQALSEHNRVERKNTERVALPQSISVRSTGYLKINHCSGTETTRRKPASQSIPESQRVYVPMSKKEEEALEFEVYSQGTFKTELCDKWQETGTCPYGENCRFAHGINELRPVIRHPRYKTEVCRKVLTGDVCAYDHRCHFRHSLTEQERLMAATIPR, encoded by the exons ATGCTTatgatatatcatatatatattccCCCGCCTGTCCATAGTTTCCCTCTCAATTTGGGGTTTCACCAGGCGATTTCTGATTGCAAGATTGCTGTAGAGATGCAGAAGGAGAGTTGTGCGAACGATGATTTCGCTGAATCCGACGAGAAGTCATCCGCGGCCTCCTCGGCTTTTGCGGCGCCGATGCATTTCTCGAGGTGCAATCCGTTTGTTTTACCTTTGTCGCCCACCTGCATGAACTCCAATGCATCATCCTATTCCGCGCTATTTCAGAACTGCTCTCCGAATTCTACTTCCGACACCGCATCTTTCGACGGAGACGGCGTTCCCGCTGACAGGAAAGGCTTCAGTTCCGGCAGCATTCTCGAGTACCAGCAGCTTTACAACCGTTACACAGTCTGCCTCGCTCAGCTTCACGATTCCATCGCGGAAGCTGACTCACTACGTCTGGAGAATGATGCTCTCCGCCTCTCCAACGCCGATCTCACTAACCGTGTAGCTGTACTCTTCTCTTGCGATCGCTTTCTCTGTGAATTCAACCGCCTCAACGTCGCTTTCCCCTCCGCAGCTCCGCGTGCTTCTCACATCGCCTCTCCTCAAGCTCTGTCTGAACATAATCGTGTCGAGCGGAAGAATACAGAAAGAGTGGCTCTTCCACAGAGCATTTCTGTACGTTCTACTGGTTATCTGAAGATAAATCATTGCTCCGGTACGGAGACAACTCGCCGAAAACCAGCGAGTCAATCTATTCCAGAATCA CAAAGAGTGTATGTACCAATGTCCAAAAAGGAAGAAGAAGCACTGGAATTCGAGGTGTACAGCCAAGGCACGTTCAAAACCGAGCTGTGTGACAAGTGGCAGGAGACTGGCACCTGTCCATACGGGGAGAACTGCCGATTCGCCCACGGAATCAACGAGTTGAGGCCAGTGATCAGGCATCCACGATACAAAACTGAGGTTTGCCGAAAGGTGCTCACGGGCGACGTCTGCGCGTATGATCACCGCTGCCACTTCCGCCACTCTCTTACCGAGCAGGAGCGCCTCATGGCAGCAACTATACCACGATGA
- the LOC140964335 gene encoding eukaryotic translation initiation factor 5-like yields MALQNIGASNSDDAFYRYKMPKMITKIEGRGNGIKTNIVNMVDIAKALARPASYTTKHFGCELGAQSKFDEKSGTSLVNGAHDTAKLAGLLEIFIKKYVQCYGCGNPETEILITKNQMIQLKCAACGFVSDVDMRDKLTSFIVKNPPEPKKGSKDKKTLRRAEKERLKEGEAADEELKKLKKDTKKKGSSKEGRSNDSSSRKKAGSSDEEHNSPPRSLTVQQEEDAQDDDIQWQTDTSMEAAQQRIIEQLTSATADMVMLSTNEKEKRPKATDRAHDSSRTALATKDKTKTKNVKTNHEKLVEEMRENIRGMDANQFQSYLGTLSGSSSQEVMTALYEALLEGVDKGFAKEIAKKTSYLTAAFAQNENSQLLLLRAIEEFSKKPNPYAAKEVALVLKVLYDADISDEENIMQWYDEGIAGSNSDSALWKNAKPFIDWLQNADSESEEE; encoded by the coding sequence ATGGCTTTGCAAAATATAGGTGCCAGCAATAGTGATGATGCCTTCTATAGGTATAAGATGCCCAAGATGATTACCAAGATAGAGGGCCGTGGAAATGGTATCAAAACCAACATTGTTAACATGGTTGACATCGCAAAGGCTTTGGCCAGGCCAGCTTCATACACCACTAAACATTTTGGTTGCGAACTCGGAGCTCAATCTAAGTTCGATGAAAAATCTGGGACCTCCCTCGTGAATGGAGCACATGACACTGCCAAGCTTGCTGGTCTTCTAGAGATCTTCATCAAGAAGTACGTGCAGTGCTATGGTTGTGGAAACCCTGAAACCGAGATCCTAATTACCAAAAATCAGATGATCCAACTGAAATGTGCGGCTTGTGGTTTTGTTTCTGATGTTGACATGCGGGACAAGCTCACATCTTTCATAGTAAAGAATCCTCCTGAACCTAAGAAGGGTTCCAAAGACAAGAAAACTCTAAGGAGGGCTGAGAAGGAGCGACTCAAGGAAGGTGAAGCTGCAGATGAGGAGCTGAAAAAGCTTAAGAAAGACACCAAGAAAAAAGGTTCTTCAAAGGAAGGGCGGTCAAACGACAGCTCCAGCAGAAAGAAAGCAGGAAGCTCGGATGAGGAACACAATTCACCTCCTCGAAGCCTAACTGTTCAGCAGGAAGAGGATGCCCAAGATGATGATATTCAGTGGCAAACTGACACTTCAATGGAAGCGGCTCAACAACGCATTATAGAGCAACTTACTTCTGCCACAGCTGACATGGTGATGCTTTCTACCAACGAAAAAGAGAAAAGGCCCAAGGCGACTGATCGAGCACATGATAGTTCAAGAACTGCTTTAGCCACCAAGGATAAGACTAAGACCAAGAATGTGAAGACAAATCATGAGAAACTTGTCGAGGAGATGAGAGAAAATATTAGAGGAATGGATGCTAACCAATTCCAATCCTATTTAGGAACACTTTCGGGCTCTTCTTCTCAGGAAGTGATGACTGCTCTGTATGAGGCACTCCTGGAGGGTGTTGATAAAGGCTTTGCGAAGGAGATTGCCAAGAAAACAAGCTATCTTACTGCTGCATTTGCTCAGAATGAGAATTCACAATTGCTTTTGCTACGAGCTATTGAAGAATTCAGCAAGAAACCAAATCCATATGCAGCTAAGGAAGTGGCCCTTGTTTTGAAAGTTCTGTATGATGCTGACATCTCGGATGAAGAAAACATCATGCAGTGGTATGACGAAGGAATCGCTGGTAGCAACAGTGACTCTGCTCTATGGAAGAATGCTAAACCTTTCATTGATTGGCTCCAAAATGCCGATTCAGAAAGTGAGGAGGAATAA
- the LOC140964573 gene encoding uncharacterized protein yields MEIISFDGKQQGRRRGYNRLSPTKRSLKIVRLRSNSKRSWKMRIAPKLRLIRLVSPLKLWWRLKNAYVNTMLRLANSSNTANSGNMFGEKRIPKARGAPVSHSRSEFENRLVLEIYKSMVSSLELHGLP; encoded by the coding sequence ATGGAAATAATCTCATTCGATGGAAAGCAACAGGGGAGAAGGAGGGGATACAACAGATTGTCACCAACAAAACGAAGCTTGAAGATCGTGCGACTCAGGTCGAACTCGAAGCGCTCATGGAAGATGAGAATCGCCCCGAAACTGCGGTTGATCAGGCTCGTCTCCCCTTTGAAACTGTGGTGGAGATTAAAGAACGCCTACGTTAACACGATGCTGAGATTGGCCAACAGCTCCAACACGGCCAACTCCGGGAACATGTTCGGCGAGAAGAGAATCCCTAAAGCTCGCGGCGCCCCCGTTAGTCACTCAAGAAGTGAGTTCGAGAATAGACTCGTCCTTGAGATTTATAAGTCTATGGTCTCTTCCCTTGAATTGCATGGGCTACCATAA